ATTTCTTAGTGCGCAGTAGTCTAGCCCAGCCCAGGATTGAATTCAGAGGAGTGCGGAGTTCGTGGGAGAGGGTTGCTAAGAACTCATCCTTCATCCGGTTCGCTGCCTCTGCTTCTTGTCGTGCTGCCTGCTCGCGGATAAATTGAGTGTGTGCTGCCTCCGCCTGCTTGCGCTCAGTGATATCTTCTACCGTTCCCACCTGACCGATCACTTGACCTTGCTCAGATAGCATCGGGGAGGAGCGAACGTGAACCCAATGCACGCTTCCCTCTGGAGCCAATAAGCGAAATTCATTGGAGTATTCCTGACCTTTAAGTGTGCGAGCAGACCAATCTGCCAATACCCAATCGCGATCTTCTGGATGAACTGAGCGCGACCAGCCCTCTATTAAACTCTCCTCAAGCTTGAAGTTATCGGTAGCTTGGCAGCGGGAGTTAGTATAGGTGCAGCGACCTGCAATATCTGTCATGAAAATACCTACTGGTGAGCAGGCACTTAAAGAGCGAAACTGTTCTTCACTTTTTCTGAGTTCGGCATTAATGGCGGCAAGTTGTGTGGCTTGTCGTTTTATTTCTGCTGTCTTTTTAAACAGATCGACAAATACCGCCACTTTCGATTTTAATATTTCTGGCTGTAGAGGCTTGAATAGATAGTCCACTGCTCCCAGGGAATAGCCTTTAAACACTAATGTGTCGCTGGTGCTGAATGCTGTCAGAAAAATAATCGGAGTGTGCAGCGATCGTTCTCGTTGTCGAATTAGCCTTGCCGTTTCAAATCCATCCATTCCTGGCATCTGGACATCGAGCAAAATCACAGCAAAATCTTGATTGAGCAGACATCTCAATGCTTCCGCCCCCGAATGTGCTTTGACAAGATTCTGGTCTAGGCAGTCCAGTATAGCTTCTAGAGCCAGCAAATTTTGTGGATGATCGTCCACCAGGAGGACATTAACTTTCGATTCGGGGGACATGTTTTGATCGGGGTTTTTAATATCTTTTGAAAGACTTTCGATGTTTAGCTTTTAGGAATGCAACTGTCTAAAGTTACATCAGTAGCCATTTTTCTCCATTTCAATCCTCTAGCTTTGGACATAAGTTTGACTCAGTAGGAGCGGGTTTATCAAAAATTCCATTTGGTAACAAAAAGTTCTGGTTAAACCCGTCCCTACTCCTTTAACGCAAATTGACACAAGTTGACCAAGCAGGGAGCAATGCCTGAGAGTGGCAAAATCCAGTCTGGTTTCACCGCTGCGATCGCTGCTTCTGGCATTGTTCGACTTTCGGCTGTGGCAGGATCTTGGATAATTGCCAGTCCGCCTCGCTCTTGGATTTTTGCCAATCCCTGAGCACCATCGTGATTGGCTCCAGTCAATATTACTCCAATAACTCTTTCGGCGTAGACATCGGCTGCTGACTCGAATAGCACATCAATCGATGGTCGTGCATAAGATACAGGAGCTTCGGTGGACAAAGCAAAACTACCTTGTTCAACTAGTAAGTGATAATCGGCGGGAGCCAAATATATCCATCCTGGCATAATTGTTTCTTTGTCTTCCACTGCTTTTAATGGCAGCGTGCTGTGTCGCTGCAAGAATGAGCTTAATGTATTGTCGGAATCTTTGTGCCGGTGTTGAACAACAGCCACAGGCACCAGAAAGCTCTTTGGCAAACCTGCCAGCAGAATACTGAGGGCATTTAGTCCACCCATAGATGTACCAACAACAATCAGCTCAAAGGAGGGACGAGCTAGCGGATCGTCTCTAGACAATTCTCCGGTAAATCTTCTCATGTCCTACTAACTCCTCATACTGCTGCTCATGTGGGGTGAACTTGAGAGACTCTTGGCGTCCGAGTCCTAGCACACCAAAGGTGCCAAGGCTTTCGTACAACAGCTTGTGAACCCGTTCTTGCAGCAATTGATTGAAATAGATCAAGACGTTGCGACACAGGATGACATTGAACTCATTGAAGGAACTATCGGTTGCCAGGTTATGTTGAGAGAAGACAATATTCTCCTTGAGGGAAGAGCGAAAAATAGCATTTTCGTAAGCAGCAGTGTAATATTCGGCAAAAGACTGCTTGCCGCCTGCTAGGAGATAATTCTGAGTATATTCCTGCATCAATCCCAATGAAAATATCCCAGCCTTGGCTTTTCTCAACACCATCTCATTCATGTCGGTAGCATAGATGCGGCACCGTTGGTAAAGCCCTTCTTCTTGTAACAAGATAGCCATCGAGTAGACTTCCTCACCCGTTGAACACCCGGCATGCCAGATGCGAATGAAGGGATAGGTACGCAATAACGGCAAAACCTTGCTTCTTAAAGCAACATAGAAGCTAGGATCGCGGAACATAGCAGTCACATTGACGGAGAGACCGAGTAAGAATCGTTCTAGACAAGCGGGGTCATGAAGAACCTTTTCCTGAAGTCCAGAAACAGTCGTTAAATGCTCAGAACGGATTATGTTCCAGATTCGGCGTTTAAGTGAGGCTGGGGCATAATTTCTGAAATCAAACCCGTGGTAACGATATACACCCTCCAACAACAGCTGGATTTCGATCGCTTCAAGTTCATTTCTGTTCATAAACCATTTGCTTAGGAGCAGCGGAGGCAGGGGGAGCAGGGGAAGATAAATTTCTATCCCTAACCCCTAACCCCTAGCTCCTAACCCCTATTTATAGAGCCAGACGCGCAGCAGCGAGAGCAACTGCTCAGTATCTACGGGTTTGGTGATATAGTCTGACGCACCAGCTGCGATGCACTTATCACGATCGCCTTTCATCGCTTTGGCAGTTAGGGCAATCATGGGTAGCGAACGGAATTGGCTGACATTGCGAATCGCTCGCATCGTCTCGTAACCGTCCATTTCTGGCATCATTATATCCATCAGGACAATATCGATGTCAGGTGTGTTTTGCAATGTAGCAATACCATCTCTGCCGTTTTCCGCATACAAAACTTGCATTTGATGGCGCTCCAGTAGACTTGTAAGAGCAAAGATATTACGGATATCGTCGTCTACAATTAGCACTTTCTTTCTAGCCAGTACGGTGTCTGTTTGCTGGAGTTGTTCGAGCATCTGTTGCTTTGGTTCAGGCAAATTTGCCTGGACTCGGTGCAGGAACAAGGCTGTCTCGTCAAGCAGACGTTCCGGAGAGCTCACGTCTTTGATAATGATCGTCTCAGCAATGCGCTTGAGTTCGGTTTCTTCTGCTCTGGTCAGCTCCTTCCCGGTATAAACAATGATGGGAAGTCCTCCAGCAGTTTCGCGGTTGATCTGCTCGATTAATTCAAACCCGTTCATGTCCGGTAGTCCTAAATCGAGCACGACGCAGTCAAAGTGACCCGCCTTGATCGCTGCCAACGCCTCTGCACCCGTACTGACGGGAGTTGTAAAAACATCACTGTTGCCGATTAGCTCCACAATGCTGTGGCGTTGCACGTCATCGTCTTCCACCACTAAGAGGTTCTTCACCTGGCGTTCAATAAAACCCTTGATCTCCGTCAATGCCTGATTCAATGCCTCAGGGGCTACAGGCTTTTGCAGATAGGCGATCGCTCCGAGTTGCAAACCGCGCTGTCGCCCTTCTGTGGCTGAGATGATATGCACGGGAATGTGACGGGTGTTTAGGTCATGCTTCAAGCGATCAAGTACCATCCAGCCATCCATATCGGGCAACCGGATATCTAGCACGATCGCATCAGGCTTCAATTGCCGCGCCATCTCCAGCCCTGAAACGCCGCGCAAAGCAACAATTCCCTTAAAGCCTTGTTGCCGCGTCATATCTAAGAGGATGCGAGCAAAGTTAATATCATCCTCCACAATCAGCAGCACGCGATCACCTGGCTGGATCTCACCTCTGTCGTCACTAATTTCAACAGTTGGTAGATGATAGGGAGTAGACAAGGGCTGTTCTCTCTGTCTCTCCCCCTGCTCCCTCTGCCTCCCCTGCTCCCCCTGCGGTAGGTAGAGCGTGAACGTACTACCTTGCCCAAGTTGGCTGACTAAACTAATCTCTCCGCCCAGAAGTTTGGCGATTTCTCGACTGATTGACAAGCCCAAGCCCGTACCGCCGTATTTGCGACTGGTGGTGCCATCAGCCTGCTGAAACGCCTCGAAAATAATTTTCTGCTTGTCGGCAGCAATGCCAATGCCTGTGTCGCTGACGGAGAAAGCTAAAACCGTATCAGCACGATTTAAATTTCCGTTGTTGGGATTCCACCCGGAAAGTGCTGGTTCTACCCGCAAAGTTACCTGTCCCTGCTCAGTAAATTTAAAGGCGTTGGAGAGCAGGTTTTTCAGCACTTGTTGTAAGCGTTTCGAGTCAGTATGAATTGCCTTTGGCAGATTTTCAGCGAATTCCACGGTGAAATTTAACCCTTTGTCATGGGCAACTTGACTGAATATGCGCTCGAGCTGGTCTCGCAAGTCGGTGAACTGCATGTGAGTAACTTCAAGCGACATAGTGCCAGATTCAATCTTGGCTAGATCCAAAATGTCATTGATCAAACTCAACAGATCGCTGCCTGATGAATAGATTGTGCGGCTATATTCGACTTGCTTATCAGTTAAGTTGCCTTCAGCGTTATCCGTCAGCAGTTTGGCTAGAATTAACAGACTGTTGAGTGGTGTACGCAACTCATGGGACATATTAGCCAGAAATTCTGACTTGTACTTGGAACTCAGCGCCAATTGCTCAGCTTTCTCTTCTAGCGCTTTCCTTGCCTGTTCAATCTCCTGATTCTTGCGCTCAACTTCGCGGTTTTGTAAAGCTAGCAACTCTGACCTTTCTTCTAGCTCTTCGTTAGTCTGTTGCAACTGTTCCTGCTGGGTTTTCAGCAGTTCTTCAGATGCCTTGAGTGATTTTGCCTGTTGTTCTAATCGCTGGTTGGTTTCTCGCAGTTCATTTTGCTGGCTTTGCAGTTCCTCTGCCAACGATTGCGACTGCTTGAGTAACTCCTCAGTCCGCATACTGGCTGCGATCGTATTTAGCACGATCGCAATACTTTCAGTCAGTTGATCGAAGAACGTGAGATGAATCTCATTAAAGCGTTGGAAAGAAGCTAATTCGATCACTGCTGTTACCTGCCCCTCAAACAGCACGGGTAACACAACAGCATTAAGTGGGTTGGATTCCCCTAACCCAGAGCTGATCTTGATATAGTTTTCCGGTATCTCTGTCAGCAGAATCCGTTCCTTTTCCAGAGCGCATTGTCCCACTAGCCCTTCACCTAGTTTGAAGTGGTTAGCCAGATGCTTGCGTTCGCGGTAGGCGTAGGTGCTGAGGAGCTTGAGCAAGGATTCATGGTTGTCATCAGATTCCAGGAGGTAGAAAACCCCATGTTGAGCAGAAACCACAGAGGCAAGCTCGGACAAGATTAGCTTGGAAACAGTTTGGAGATCGCGCTGACCCTGGAGCATGCGGGTAAACTTAGCCAGGTTGGTTTTCAACCAGTCTTGCTCGGTGTTTTTCTGCGTTGTTTCCCGCAGGTTAGCGATCATCTGGTTGATGTTATCTTTGAGGATTGCGACCTCGCCTTCCGCCTGGACTGAAATTGATCGCGTCAGATCTCCCTTGGTAACAGCAGTTGCCACTTCCGCGATCGCCCTTACCTGAGTGGTTAAATTGGCAGCGAGTTCGTTGACGTTATCTGTCAAATCTCTCCAAGTCCCTGCTGCGCCTGGCACCTTCGCTTGTCCGCCCAGCTTGCCTTCGATTCCCACTTCTCGCGCCACTGTCGTCACTTGCTCGGCAAAGGTTGCCAGCGTATTGATCATTTCGTTGATCGTATCTGCTAAGGTGGCAATCTCTCCTTGGGCTTCGAGCAACAATTTGCGCTTCAAGTCACCATTAGCAACCGCTGTCACGACTTTGGCAATGCCTCGCACTTGAGCTGTGAGATTGCCTGCCATCGAGTTAACACTGTCAGTCAAATCCTTCCAGGTACCAGCTACGCCCGTAACATGCGCCTGACCACCTAATTTACCTTCGGTTCCCACTTCCCGGGCAACACGGGTTACTTCAGAGGCAAAGGAACTGAGCTGATCCACCATCGTGTTAATCGTGTCCTTCAGCT
This window of the Chroococcidiopsis sp. CCMEE 29 genome carries:
- a CDS encoding chemotaxis protein CheB, with amino-acid sequence MRRFTGELSRDDPLARPSFELIVVGTSMGGLNALSILLAGLPKSFLVPVAVVQHRHKDSDNTLSSFLQRHSTLPLKAVEDKETIMPGWIYLAPADYHLLVEQGSFALSTEAPVSYARPSIDVLFESAADVYAERVIGVILTGANHDGAQGLAKIQERGGLAIIQDPATAESRTMPEAAIAAVKPDWILPLSGIAPCLVNLCQFALKE
- a CDS encoding protein-glutamate O-methyltransferase CheR; this translates as MNRNELEAIEIQLLLEGVYRYHGFDFRNYAPASLKRRIWNIIRSEHLTTVSGLQEKVLHDPACLERFLLGLSVNVTAMFRDPSFYVALRSKVLPLLRTYPFIRIWHAGCSTGEEVYSMAILLQEEGLYQRCRIYATDMNEMVLRKAKAGIFSLGLMQEYTQNYLLAGGKQSFAEYYTAAYENAIFRSSLKENIVFSQHNLATDSSFNEFNVILCRNVLIYFNQLLQERVHKLLYESLGTFGVLGLGRQESLKFTPHEQQYEELVGHEKIYRRIV
- a CDS encoding HAMP domain-containing protein, which gives rise to MPTEQATKNTNNLYGKQLLRTLVAVKQGDFSVRMPLEYTGMAGKIADALNDVIELNQRMAAELDRIGTVVGKEGNITQRATLGNAGGSWSDCVDSVNTLITDLVQPTAETARVIRGVAKGDLSQKIATEIEGRPLKGEFLQTAQVVNTMVDQLSSFASEVTRVAREVGSEGKLGVQAEVSGVSGTWKDLTESVNSMAGNLTAQVRNIAEVTTAVANGDLSKKITVDVKGEILELKNTINIMVDQLNSFASEVTRVARDVGSEGKLGVQAEVRGVAGTWKDLTDSVNSMAGNLTAQVRNIADVTTAVANGDLSKKITVDVKGEILELKNTVNTMVDQLNSFASEVTRVAREVGSEGKLGGQAEVRGVAGTWKDLTDSVNFMAGSLTAQVRNIATVTTAVANGDLSKKITVDVKGEILELKNTINTMVDQLNSFASEVTRVAREVGTEGKLGVQAEVRGVAGTWKDLTDSVNSMAGNLTAQVRNIAEVTTAVANGDLSKKITVDVKGEILELKNTINIMVDQLSSFASEVTRVAREVGTEGKLGVQAEVRGVAGTWKDLTDNVNSMAGNLTGQVRNIAEVAKAIANGDLSKKITVQVKGEILELKNTINIMVDQLSSFASEVTRVAREVGSEGKLGVQADVRGVAGTWKDLTDSVNFMAGSLTAQVRNIAAVTTAVANGDLSKKITVDVKGEILELKNTVNTMVDQLNSFASEVTRVAREVGTEGKLGVQAEVRGVAGTWKDLTDSVNFMAGSLTAQVRNIAEVTTAVANGDLSKKITVDVKGEILELKNTINTMVDQLNSFASEVTRVAREVGSEGKLGVQAYVRGVGGTWKDLTDNVNSMAGNLTAQVRNIAEVTKAVATGDLSKKITVDVKGEILELKDTINTMVDQLSSFASEVTRVAREVGTEGKLGGQAHVTGVAGTWKDLTDSVNSMAGNLTAQVRGIAKVVTAVANGDLKRKLLLEAQGEIATLADTINEMINTLATFAEQVTTVAREVGIEGKLGGQAKVPGAAGTWRDLTDNVNELAANLTTQVRAIAEVATAVTKGDLTRSISVQAEGEVAILKDNINQMIANLRETTQKNTEQDWLKTNLAKFTRMLQGQRDLQTVSKLILSELASVVSAQHGVFYLLESDDNHESLLKLLSTYAYRERKHLANHFKLGEGLVGQCALEKERILLTEIPENYIKISSGLGESNPLNAVVLPVLFEGQVTAVIELASFQRFNEIHLTFFDQLTESIAIVLNTIAASMRTEELLKQSQSLAEELQSQQNELRETNQRLEQQAKSLKASEELLKTQQEQLQQTNEELEERSELLALQNREVERKNQEIEQARKALEEKAEQLALSSKYKSEFLANMSHELRTPLNSLLILAKLLTDNAEGNLTDKQVEYSRTIYSSGSDLLSLINDILDLAKIESGTMSLEVTHMQFTDLRDQLERIFSQVAHDKGLNFTVEFAENLPKAIHTDSKRLQQVLKNLLSNAFKFTEQGQVTLRVEPALSGWNPNNGNLNRADTVLAFSVSDTGIGIAADKQKIIFEAFQQADGTTSRKYGGTGLGLSISREIAKLLGGEISLVSQLGQGSTFTLYLPQGEQGRQREQGERQREQPLSTPYHLPTVEISDDRGEIQPGDRVLLIVEDDINFARILLDMTRQQGFKGIVALRGVSGLEMARQLKPDAIVLDIRLPDMDGWMVLDRLKHDLNTRHIPVHIISATEGRQRGLQLGAIAYLQKPVAPEALNQALTEIKGFIERQVKNLLVVEDDDVQRHSIVELIGNSDVFTTPVSTGAEALAAIKAGHFDCVVLDLGLPDMNGFELIEQINRETAGGLPIIVYTGKELTRAEETELKRIAETIIIKDVSSPERLLDETALFLHRVQANLPEPKQQMLEQLQQTDTVLARKKVLIVDDDIRNIFALTSLLERHQMQVLYAENGRDGIATLQNTPDIDIVLMDIMMPEMDGYETMRAIRNVSQFRSLPMIALTAKAMKGDRDKCIAAGASDYITKPVDTEQLLSLLRVWLYK